The sequence below is a genomic window from Marmota flaviventris isolate mMarFla1 chromosome 9, mMarFla1.hap1, whole genome shotgun sequence.
TGTTCCAAAAGACACTGCACTGAAAAAATACTCCATTTAAAGTACAAATTCAAGTAAACCTAAGATCATCAAGCAAGGACAATAATAGAAGAAATGaccaaatgaaaattttctaCTAATTTTCACTTTGCATCAAGCTAAACTCCAAGGTACAAATGGAGTATGTATTATATCATTACATCCATAAGCAATTACATTTGATTAGTATCAGATTATGTATGTACTAAATAACACATAAAACATCAAAGCGTTCAACTGAAATAGAGACcttactttttttcctctaaagaaAGTTAGGCACAGGCTGGTCTAACCAGCCAGGACCAATTTCTCAGTCTTCATCAGAGGAAATTTACCTGAGCAAGTCTGCCATGAGAGAAACATGTACACCATAGGCtatattgttctgttttattttttttaagttgccaatagatcttttattttatctatgtatttatacatggtgctgaggattgaacccagggcttcacacatgccaggcaagtgctctaccactgagctacaactccagccccccgtTCTGTTTTTTAACCAACTCACAAGTGCGATTCCTTTACTACTACTAGTGTTCTTTACAATACAATTACACAGGGTTCATGTGGCGTTTTCTTGTGCTAATTTATCAAGCTTTattaagatttaaaacaaaactgacttCCCAgacaatataatttataaaagtaGTTTCATATTTTAAGTGCTTCTATATAAAGACAGAATAGAGACCTGGATCCAGAGCTCTACATACAAAGGCCTACAGTtcactttataataaatttataatgatAAATCATCAATACCAAATGCTTACTTTTTTGTACAGTGCTATAAGTTTTACTTCCAccaactcatttaattcttacaaataattttataaagtagaTTCTAGCATTACCAACATTTTATGGATGTAGAAGCTGAGGCTTAGAGTTATCAAGCATCTTGCCCAAATTTCAGAGATAATTAGAAGCTGGATTCAAATGTGCAATTAGTCTGACACAAGGTTTGTTGTCCTAATTCGACTCTGCAAACAACCATCCTCATTTTGTTCTTAAGAAAAcaggaagccaggtgcagtggcacatgcctacaataccagcaacttgggagactgaggcagaaggattccaagttccaggccagccccagcaacttagcaagactctcagcatcttagcaagaccgtctcaaaattttaaataaataaataaatagggctggggatgtcactcagtggtaaagtgttcagTCCAAGTTTTTGGAACTATTAAAATGAGATTTGTGGAATTATAAAGCCAAAAAGGCTGAAGCCTCTTGGAGAATCTGGTGCTGAGCATCTCTAATTCAAAAGCCTAAAACccaaaatgctctgaaatctgaaactttcAAAACATCATGCTTTGTGTTTACAAGTCTGGGCTGTTATAGCCAGTCCTGCcctcagagagaaagaaagcttcAGGAGACCCTTTAACTAAGATTTTCTATACTATACCAGGACCTACCCACTTTTTCTCTGGCTTGATTCTCTTTGACTGATATAAAGTTAAATGAGAGGAGTTTCTCTGAGAAAAGAGTATAATATCTGGAAATCCCTACCTTCTTTCCAGGAGGCTGACTCCTTCGAGGTGGAGAGAGATCAGAATCAGAAGATTTGGTCCTCCGTTTTCTTCTTGGTGGAGAGAGGTCAGAATCAGAACTCCGGTGTCTTGGTCTATTCCGTGGAGGTGACAGATCTGAATCAGAATCCTGGTGCCCTGAACTTTGTTTATGCCGTGGAGGAGAAAGATCTGAATCAGAGGCTTTCCAGTAGTCACCTGGATAGGAAGAAGATCCAGTGCATGATTTTGATGTCTCCTAGGTGACATGTATGAAATTTCCTAGATTGGAAAAAGAGcctaaaaattaatgaataaattatggcatagcgctcaatgacagagcacttgcctagcatgcacaagaccttgggttAGATctcaaacaaaacacagaaaaaaagataatcccCTTACCAAGCTAAGGTacaatatttatttagtaccCCTGTGAGGAACTATTACTAACCAAAACATAAGTATGGATGGATGACAGGGAAGAACAAAGTCAGTGACAACTTTTAAAACTAATAGGCAGGATGAGGGGTTCTATTACCAAGTAAATAGTAACTAGCAACTGTGCTAAGTTTATGAGATCTTAATACACTCATCTGTGGTACCCCCATCCCACCCAAGAAAACAGGTAAGACAACTTGGAGTCATCTCTCTCTGGTGTGGCAAAAGCCAGGAATACCTAGAATATATTCTGACATTCTCACACTAAAGGATATggaagtattttaatttaaacttaaaattgtACTTaggaacaaatgaagaaaaaatttcatCATACAAGCTTAAGTTCTAGATAAAAACATCAcaaatcaccaccaccaccaccaccccctcaaaaaaaaaaaaaaaaaaaaaaaaactgcaatatGTCTTATCAGTATGAAAATAATCAGTCCTTCTGACCTAGTAAATCAACTTCTTGGCTTTCTAAGAGACCTATATAGAAGCAATTAGATTTCTAGGAAATCTATACAGACACAGATAAGGAAATATCCAAAAAGGGACAACAGTTTAAGCATAAGGATGTTCATTAAAGGATTACAAAagctaaaactaagaaataaccATGAATATGCACTATTAGGAACAGACTTTGGGGGtccttttgttgttatttcttcTGGAAttgttggggatcaaaccaaggtcttgcacatgctaagcaagtactctaccactgagccacatccccagcccttttttgataTTACATTACATGTGACTAAACCTGTGCACATGTAATGTAAGGGAAATTGTTAAGTCAATTTATACAACATAACACCATTAAAAATTACAACAACACAGAGGTATTTTTAGACCTGAAGATTATGTTAAACAAAAAGAGTAGTCAATATTATATATGAGATATATTTTGCACAGCAGGAGTCAACTACATCAAAAATGCatcccaaaaaaaaacccaaagactcTGGCTACAACACTAGTCATGACTGCCCGAGTGACAGGATTCTGTATCACattttttctgcttcattatacatttctatatattCTAAGGTTTCTGCAAGAAATATGTAGTACTCTTATATAGAGTAGGGAGAGTAAATAACATGACATATAAAAACTTCCCTTCCCATCACTGTAATTTTTCAATTCCCTTGAGCTCAGCCCctcaactttttaaaactcttccAAAGAAACCTATTTGCATAAAGCAAATTCCAATAAAGCAAGTAAAGATCTAAAAGAAAGAACCAAAAGAATTAAGCCCCTCCCAGGGGCAGTCAGATACTCACCTTTAGAATCAAGTGGCTTCTTATCTCCATAatgggcttttgtttgtttttttcgtGGAGGAGAGAGATCCGAGTCACACTCATGTTTGATGTTCTTTGGGAGTGATGGATGAGAGGGTCCTGGCCCCTTCTGGTGTGGAGAAGTCTTACTGGAAGCTCTTTCTGGAGCTTTATTACTTTTAGTTCTGGGCAGTAAATGAGCAACATTAGTTGCCAAATCAGGGGAGTCGTGATGGGCCCTCCTGGGATGCCTTGTGTCTGAGGAGTCAAAAGTTCTCCTAGTTTGGGATGTATCAGGGGAGTTGTTACAGGCCCTTCTGGAGGAAGAGATACCTGAGGAATCATGATGGACTCTCTTAGGAGATACACCTGAAGAATTATGATGAGGCTTTCTGGAGGGAGAAGGATCTGGAGAAACATGATAGGCCCTCCTGGGGGGCGAAGCATCTGAGGAGTCATGGCGGACCCTCCTGTTAGGAGATATGTCTGAGTCATCACAGGCCTTTCTTGGGGGAGACAGATCTGGAGTATCATGACGGCCCCTCCTAGGAGGAGATGGATCTGGAGTATCATGACGGACCCTCCTAGGAGGAGAAGAATCCGGGGTATCGTGACGGACCCTCCTAGGAGGAGATGGATCCGGGGTGTCATTACAGGACCTTCTAGGAGGAGATGGATCGGGGGTATCATGACCAGCCCTCCTAGAAGGAGATGGATCCAGGGTATCATGATGGACCCTGCCAGAGGGAGATGAATCCGGGGTGTCATGACAGGCCCTCCTAGGAGGAGATGGATCTGGGGTGTCATGACGGATCCGCCTAGGAGATGGGTCCAGAGTGTCATGATGGAAATGTCTATGTGAGGGTACATCTTCACTGTAACCTAAACACAAATAGCAAAAAGTCAGATTCTCACAAATGCTCGGTCCACCCCTAACACCCAAAGTTTCAAAAAATGCCCCAACAGACACACCTCAAAACTATTCAGAATGTTCAAAAGGTCTGCACAGCTCTCTTGCTTAGTGATAGCAAACCAGCACTCATGGGTATCTTGAGAATAACTCCTCTTATTTGCCTACCACATCATCAATTtgtaaagcattttaaatatactttttatattataACCTGTAGGGTAAGCAAGGCAGGTATCTTTGTtttacagacatttaaaaaaaggctcatgccaggcacagtggcgcacacctgtaatcccagcaactccggaggatgagacaggaagatcacatgttcaaagcggcctcagcaacttagccaggcacttagcaactcagcaagaccctgtctctaaataaaatataaaaaatgcctggggatggggctcaatggttaagaacccctaggttcaatctcagtaccaaaaaaaaaagaaagaaagaaaagcctctAAGTGATTTCTTAgggtttgtttattcatttgtttgttctgAGATACTAGGGACTGAACACAAGGATgctctaccaacagagctatatcctcagtcctttctgttttttatttcaaagacagGATttcgctaaattgccaaggcttgccttgaactttcgatcttcctgtCTTAGATTCTCCAacagctaggattacagttgtgtcACCACATCTGGCTAGGAACTAAATAATTTCGTACCTAAAGTCATAGCTACCAAGAGGAAAAGACAAACTAGAACCCCAGTCTTCTAATCCAATTTCTTTCCCAAATCGTTTTTGTGCATAGTTCCTAGTCAGTGGCTCCTAGTATATATTTAGTCTAATTTATAGTTTGTATTCAGTCTTCATTCAAAAGGCCAAGTGACTAAACCTGTGCGCATCAAAATGAAATGCTATTAAGTATTTAACCCATGTCATTGTGCTCCTTATTAAGGGGGGAgaaccaccagaaaaaaaaaaaaaaaaagtatttactgATCATTTGTGTGCTAATGCTTTACATTACTTCATCCAATTCTCACAAAAAGCCAAGGGGATAAatattgttattcccattttatagatgaggaagttgATAGTCAGATAGTCAGAAGGACTAAATAATTTACCAAAGTCGTACTGCTAACATGTGGTAAAGGAGTAAACACTCAAATCCAGATCTACTTGGCACCAGAGTTCATACgcaatctttaaaaatacagttgaaaAAATAAGTTGTTTGAGACCATCAACTTTCAAAGGTCTCACAGAAtgaaatgtttatagcaactggGACATTTCTAAATTTCAGCTCCTCCATTCCCCCTATTTCTTATCATTGAGTTCCATGGCCCAAACACAAATAAGAAGTATGTAGGACCCAATGAATACttactaaatgaatgaattaaaccAAGTCAGCTCCTTCACTTTGGGGAACAGGCCTATCTGATTAGAATTCACTCTAAAGAGAAAAGATGCTAGTGGAGAAACTGACAATAACCTAATCCATGAACTTGATAACTGACaggataattataaaaagggagtACAGACAGAGATCCGTGAGGATATTTCCTATAATAAGATTGGGATGGAGTACTGCAACTGCAGGTGAGGCAGAAGAAAAAggactctgtgtatgtgtgtgtgttggggtgggggtgggggtgcacaTGCACCTATTTGTGTTTCACTTCTGAGACCTGTAAATATAGAGACCA
It includes:
- the Bud13 gene encoding BUD13 homolog; this translates as MAAAPPLSKAEYLKRYLSGADAGIDGAPESGRKRRKKRPKPGGVGGKGMRIVDDDVSWTAISNTKPEKEEEDDGDLPVVAEFVDERPEEVKQMEAFRSSAKWKLLGGYSEDVPSHRHFHHDTLDPSPRRIRHDTPDPSPPRRACHDTPDSSPSGRVHHDTLDPSPSRRAGHDTPDPSPPRRSCNDTPDPSPPRRVRHDTPDSSPPRRVRHDTPDPSPPRRGRHDTPDLSPPRKACDDSDISPNRRVRHDSSDASPPRRAYHVSPDPSPSRKPHHNSSGVSPKRVHHDSSGISSSRRACNNSPDTSQTRRTFDSSDTRHPRRAHHDSPDLATNVAHLLPRTKSNKAPERASSKTSPHQKGPGPSHPSLPKNIKHECDSDLSPPRKKQTKAHYGDKKPLDSKGDYWKASDSDLSPPRHKQSSGHQDSDSDLSPPRNRPRHRSSDSDLSPPRRKRRTKSSDSDLSPPRRSQPPGKKAAYMYSGAKTGLVLTDIQQEQQELKKQDQETKAFEAEFQFAETVFRDKSGRKRNLKLERLEQRRKAEKDSERDELYAQWGKGLAQSRQQQQNVEDAMKEMQKPLARYIDDEDLDRMLREQEREGDPMANFIKKNKAKENKNKKVRPRYSGPAPPPNRFNIWPGYRWDGVDRSNGFEQKRFARLASKKAVEELAYKWSVEDM